A stretch of the Streptosporangium sp. NBC_01755 genome encodes the following:
- a CDS encoding sulfotransferase family protein: MKPDRPIFVLGCPRSGTTMLQLMLHAHPRVAIPPETRFMVSTYQRRLQFGDLNDAEHRRELAEWVVDRRQTRFHELNLDRDEVLGQIVDGPPTLGSALGIVLRAYAARHGKPRWGDKRPSYFQYTDVLLRLFPDAQFVHLVRDGRDCVASLKEMPWYNGSVYSAVSAWAEAIDFARHGAPRLPEGSYHELRYEDLTAEPEAHLRRLCEFLGEDFHPAMCDPAAVAGIAVPARKTWHVRTHGEVTTARTGSWRERLDPGEISLCESVLGDRLETYGYELSGAPRIETSRLVSYERTAAKRKLARVKRVTFDRLMRLREPNPLGARLTSAQIVLAGVPMPRNEPVAVSG, translated from the coding sequence ATGAAGCCCGACCGTCCGATCTTCGTCCTGGGCTGTCCCCGCTCGGGGACGACGATGCTGCAGCTGATGTTGCACGCCCACCCGCGCGTCGCCATCCCGCCGGAGACCCGCTTCATGGTCTCCACCTACCAGCGGCGGCTCCAGTTCGGCGACCTCAACGACGCGGAGCACCGGCGCGAGCTGGCCGAATGGGTGGTCGACCGGCGCCAGACGCGCTTCCACGAGCTGAACCTGGACCGCGACGAGGTGCTCGGGCAGATCGTCGACGGGCCGCCGACGCTCGGCTCCGCGCTGGGCATCGTGCTGCGCGCCTACGCGGCCAGGCACGGCAAGCCGCGCTGGGGCGACAAACGGCCCTCGTACTTCCAGTACACCGACGTGCTGCTGCGACTCTTCCCCGACGCCCAGTTCGTGCACCTGGTCAGGGACGGCCGCGACTGCGTGGCGTCGCTGAAGGAGATGCCCTGGTACAACGGGAGCGTCTACAGCGCGGTCTCCGCCTGGGCCGAGGCGATCGACTTCGCCAGGCACGGCGCGCCGAGGCTTCCCGAGGGCAGCTACCACGAGCTGCGCTACGAGGACCTGACCGCCGAGCCCGAGGCTCACCTGCGCAGGCTGTGCGAGTTCCTCGGCGAGGACTTCCACCCGGCCATGTGCGACCCGGCCGCGGTGGCGGGCATCGCCGTACCCGCCAGAAAGACCTGGCACGTGCGCACCCACGGTGAGGTGACCACCGCGCGGACCGGCTCCTGGCGCGAGCGGCTCGACCCCGGCGAGATCTCGCTCTGCGAGAGCGTGCTCGGCGACCGCCTGGAGACCTACGGGTACGAGCTCAGCGGGGCGCCGAGGATCGAGACCTCGCGGCTGGTCTCCTACGAGCGGACCGCGGCCAAGCGGAAGCTGGCCCGGGTCAAGCGGGTCACGTTCGACCGGCTGATGCGGCTCCGCGAGCCGAACCCGCTGGGGGCGCGGCTCACCTCCGCCCAGATCGTGCTGGCGGGGGTGCCGATGCCGCGCAACGAGCCCGTGGCGGTCAGCGGGTGA
- a CDS encoding CDP-alcohol phosphatidyltransferase family protein, whose protein sequence is MRAYSLDDVHATRKRKDSWWTVFLVDPVACRLTLLIANHTSITPNGLTRFSLILGMCSAICFASGRLVAGALLFYVSFMVDCMDGKIARLKGTGTAFGLWLDYVGDRIRVVCCAAGLASGQYAVTGDIAYILLGAGVAVLDLFRYVNAPQMKRVREVVKENRLGSLTAVESVVAAGHARPAEAVVAAGHAGHVRPVEVVTPREAVMPREVITPREPMRVVAFEDRRPRPRGGRRPKLPRRFGRLLARHRVRTHLISGIEFHAAVFVVAPLVGRGALVPLAVASGALLLLNEVFLIYRMWLFSRVVPAAPLVEKVPRVSV, encoded by the coding sequence ATGAGGGCCTATTCGTTGGACGACGTCCACGCGACCCGGAAACGAAAAGACTCCTGGTGGACCGTTTTCCTGGTTGACCCGGTGGCGTGCAGGCTCACCCTGCTCATCGCCAACCACACGTCCATCACCCCCAACGGGCTCACTCGCTTCTCCCTGATTCTCGGGATGTGCTCGGCGATCTGCTTCGCGTCCGGACGGCTGGTGGCGGGGGCCCTGCTGTTCTACGTGAGCTTCATGGTCGACTGCATGGACGGGAAGATCGCCCGGCTCAAGGGGACGGGGACCGCGTTCGGCCTCTGGCTCGACTACGTGGGCGACCGGATCAGGGTGGTCTGCTGCGCCGCGGGGCTGGCGTCCGGGCAGTACGCGGTGACGGGGGACATCGCCTACATCCTGCTCGGCGCGGGGGTGGCGGTGCTCGACCTGTTCCGTTACGTGAACGCGCCGCAGATGAAGCGCGTGCGCGAGGTGGTCAAGGAGAACCGGCTCGGGAGCCTGACGGCCGTCGAGTCCGTGGTGGCCGCGGGACACGCCAGGCCCGCGGAGGCCGTGGTGGCCGCCGGGCATGCCGGGCACGTCAGGCCCGTCGAGGTCGTCACGCCCCGCGAGGCCGTCATGCCCCGCGAGGTCATCACGCCCCGCGAGCCGATGCGGGTCGTCGCCTTCGAGGACCGGAGACCGAGGCCACGGGGCGGCAGGCGGCCGAAGCTGCCCCGCAGGTTCGGCCGCCTGCTGGCCCGCCACCGGGTGCGGACCCATCTGATCAGCGGCATCGAGTTCCACGCCGCCGTGTTCGTGGTCGCCCCGCTGGTCGGGAGGGGCGCCCTGGTGCCCCTCGCGGTCGCCTCCGGGGCGCTGCTTCTACTGAACGAGGTCTTCCTGATCTATCGAATGTGGCTCTTCTCCCGGGTGGTGCCCGCCGCACCGCTGGTGGAGAAGGTGCCACGCGTATCTGTTTGA
- a CDS encoding sulfotransferase family protein has product MQSDRPIFVIGCPRSGTTMLQLMLHSHPRIAVPPETRFVVPGYYRRFSFGDLREERNRRRVGRWIVSDKDTKFKELKLDGDRLIDDIVAGPPTLGSAMGITFRSYAEQYGKSRWGDKRPSYYHHVDLLTRLFPDAQFVHLIRDGRDCVASLKEMPWYTKDVFHAAVNWSEAIDYGRHHARKLPADSYYELRYEDLTAYPETELSKLCEFLGEDYDPAMSEPYHVARVAIPQHKVWHSNTHGDVTTARAGSWKARLEPWEISVCETVLAERLTANGYELSGAPKAGKAHVQACEKAAAKRRWARRRKEFRDRINRFREPSPVAARLTSRQLGELAKV; this is encoded by the coding sequence ATGCAGTCCGACCGCCCGATCTTCGTGATCGGTTGTCCACGTTCAGGCACCACCATGTTGCAGCTGATGCTGCACTCGCATCCACGCATCGCGGTTCCTCCGGAGACACGGTTCGTGGTGCCCGGCTACTACCGCAGGTTCTCCTTCGGGGACCTGCGCGAGGAGCGCAACCGGCGCAGGGTAGGCCGGTGGATCGTGAGCGACAAGGACACCAAGTTCAAGGAGCTCAAGCTCGACGGGGACAGGTTGATCGACGACATCGTCGCGGGGCCGCCGACGCTGGGCTCGGCGATGGGCATCACCTTCCGCTCGTACGCCGAGCAGTACGGCAAGAGCCGCTGGGGTGACAAGCGGCCCAGCTACTACCACCACGTGGACCTGTTGACGCGGCTCTTCCCCGACGCCCAGTTCGTGCACCTGATCAGGGACGGCCGCGACTGCGTGGCGTCCCTGAAGGAGATGCCCTGGTACACCAAGGACGTCTTCCACGCGGCGGTCAACTGGAGCGAGGCGATCGACTACGGCCGCCACCACGCCAGGAAGCTCCCCGCCGACAGCTACTACGAGCTGCGCTACGAGGATCTGACCGCCTACCCGGAGACCGAGCTGAGCAAGCTCTGCGAGTTCCTGGGCGAGGACTACGACCCGGCGATGTCCGAGCCGTACCACGTCGCCAGGGTGGCGATCCCGCAGCACAAGGTCTGGCACAGCAACACCCACGGCGACGTCACGACCGCCAGGGCGGGCTCGTGGAAGGCCAGGCTGGAGCCATGGGAGATCTCGGTCTGCGAGACGGTCCTGGCCGAGCGGCTGACCGCCAACGGCTACGAGCTGAGCGGCGCGCCCAAGGCGGGCAAGGCCCACGTCCAGGCGTGCGAGAAGGCCGCCGCCAAACGGCGCTGGGCACGCAGGCGCAAGGAGTTCCGCGACCGGATCAACCGGTTCCGCGAGCCGAGCCCGGTGGCCGCGAGGCTCACCAGCCGGCAGCTCGGCGAACTGGCGAAGGTCTGA